Within Cellulophaga sp. L1A9, the genomic segment GCTTTAGTAGCATTTAAACCAATAGCTTCTAATTCTTGCTTTAGGATAGCTCTGTCTGATACATCTTTATGCGCTCCAAAAAAAGCATTCATTAATCGCATTTTTAACTCAGTTTGCAGCCCTTGTTCTTTAGCATATTCTAAAAGTACGTGCGCATCAAAGGTATTGGCCATACGCATACCATCAAAATAATCGAATTTAAAACCGAGTTCTGCACCAAAATCGGTCATGCGCTCTTGAGATTCTTTTTGCTGTTCTATCGTAGAGCCATATTTTTCTGAGATATGTTCTTCTAAATCTTGACCTTCTACAGGCATATTAGGATTCAACTCAAAGGGTTGCCATTCTATGGTTACTTTATCTTGGATGCCCATTTCTGTAATGGCTTGCTCAAGACGTTTATATCCAATAGCACACCAAGGACATACAACATCTGAAACTACATCTATTTTAATTTTTTCTGCCATCTTATTATTTTTTAAAGATAAAAGAGAAGAAACCCTGTTTATAGACTTCTTCTCTTGAATATAAAACTCGTAAAAAGTTACATAATTTCACTGATCTGAACTTCTGGTTTTACGTTTGTAAAATTAGGAAGATCACCTAAAATCTTTTCAGCGTTTGCACCAAAAGATTCCTGAAATGACTCCAAAGATTCAAAAATAATATTTGCAATTACAACATAAGGAGCAGGAGTATTTGGATTGGCACCTGATAGGCCCATATTTACGTCAGAGGAGCGTATAGCATCTCCTAATAAATCTTTTAATAATTGCCCGTGTTCCTTGATATAATATGCCTTATCAAATTTTAATTCTGGTGTATTTGGATAAAGTACTGTTAATTTTATCATTTTATATATTATTTAAATTTGTAATTGTTTTTGTTTTATGCTGTAAAATCTGCCAAGACTACACCATCAGAAAAGCTTTGGTAAGCGCTTTCTACTTGTTTCGCCATTTCATCTGGAAATAAATGAAAGTCTCCTGCTTCAAGTGCATTAATAATACCTTCTGATACCACTGTTGTAGCTGCACCATCATCAAAGCCAGCTGCAGCACCCATATCTGTGGCGATAGGTCCTGGATGCACACTTAATACGGATACTCCTTTTGCTCCTAATTCTGTTCTCAGCCCTTGTGTTAAAGAGTAAGAAGCTGCTTTGGAAGCGGAATAAGTAGATAAATGTGCGAAGTTTTTAATAGAGGCGATGGAGTTTAATTGCACCAATGCCCCTTTATTTTCGATTAATGTTTCAGCAAAAGCATTTGCTACGCGAAGCAATCCAAAAGCATTAACTTCTAATTGATGCGCAAAATCTTTTTCTACATCTTTGCCAAGTGTAGCTTGTGGTGTTCCTACGCCAGCATTATTTACTACAATATCAACATCTGTTGCTTGTTTGGCTAAATCATTTATAGAGGCCGTACTAGAAACATCGGCTTTAATAGACACAACTTTTGCTCCGAATTTTTCTTCTAGTTCCTTAGTTGATGTTATGTCACGTACTGCTAAATATACTTTTTTTGCGCCGTGATTTATAAGGGATTCCACGATGGCTTTGCCAATTCCTCTATTTGCTCCAGTGACTAAAGCAATTTTATTTTCTATTGAAATACTCATTTTTTATTTGTTTTTAGTTTCAACTAAGTACTTACTTAGTTCATGTGTGTTATTTTTATTTAAGTCCTAGAAAAGCAGGTGTTAATTATGCTTTAAGAGCAATAAGCTTCTCTGCAATTAATAATAAATTAGGTTCATTAATTTCTGGAGGTGGTGCTAAAGGGTATAATTGTTTTCCTGGTCTCGCTATAAATGCACCTCTCCAACCTGCCCAAATTGCACCCGCAATATCCCACCCGTGGGCAGCAATCATTATGCAATCTTTTGGTGCTACGCCCATTTTATTTGCAGCCCAAGTATAAACATCCTTGGCAGGTTTGTATTTTCCAAACGCTTCAACACTTAAACGTTCATCAAAAAAATGTGTCAATCCGGCATTTTTAAATTGAGTTTCTACTCCTTTTGTAGAAGAATTAGTCAAAGATACGAGTGTGTAGCCTGCATCTTTTAGAGCCGTTAAAGCTTCTTTAACTTCTGGATGCGGAGGTAATGCGCTAAATGTGGTCATTACTTCTTTTGCATCTTCTTCTGAAATAGTAATAGCATTATTTGCTGCTACCATTTGTAAAGCTGCGGCTCCAATAGCACTAAAATCTGTAAATTGTTCGCTAAGAGTGGTTACTAAAGAATAATGTAACATGGTAGAAAACCACAGTGGTAATAGATCTTCCCGATCGTCTAATGATTTGCCAACGCTTTTTTTCATTACGTTTAAATCTAGTAAAGATTCGTTTACATCAAAAAATAATACTTTAGGTCTTGTTTTAGTTTCCATATAAAATAGTTTTTATTTACTTATTATAGCTGTCTTTAAAAATTCATTTTCATCTGGCTCATTATCTATAATTTTGTTAGTTGGAATCATATTAATAATCATAGAATTTACTATTCTACTCTTCTTTAAATCTTGACGAACAATTTGTGCTTTGTGAAATACGCCCAAAGTTTTAGCTACAGGTTTTGGTTTACTATTGTTTATTAAAACAATTTTGTAAGTATTTTTATGAAATGACGCTATTTTAGTAATAAATGGCAGTAATAAAGATTCCTCTTCTTTGAATACAGGCGTAAAATTTCTTAAATAATCTGTAGGAGCAAATTCATTATTAGTAGCAAATTTATGATAATCGGCTATGTATAATTCGCTTGTTATTTCACTAGGTTCATAACCTAGCATTAAAAAAGATTCATCTTCTGCATTGTCTATATGGAAAGGGGTATTTTCCTGTTGATCAAAACGCACAAGCCAATGGTAACTTAATTTTTTATCGTATTTGTTTATAGTAATACTAGATAACTCTTTTTTTAAATTCACCATAATTTCTCTTAATTTGTAAGAGCTTAGGCTTTTTCCAAAATCTAAAAAAACGAATCCAGGAGCATCTGTATTTGTTCTAAGTACTTCTTCTACAGAATACTTTGCTAACTTTTTTATGTTGATGCTTTGTATTTCCATATTGATCTTAGTTGTTTTTTAATTTAAAACTAATATTAGGGCTTTCTGTCTCCACTTTTCTTTTTATCTAAAAAAGGACGGATGTTTGATAGGGGAAAACTATCCCACTTAAAGGTATGAACTTTAGGGGTGTCCATCAGCTGAAATGTAATTCTAGCATACTATAAAAACTATATACATATGAATCCTAATAGCCAGATCTTCTATAATAGATGCGTTGCAGTAAATAGAACCATAAACAGGATAGTATTCAAAAAATTAAACCTCCCGATTTTAAAACGGAAGGTTTAAATATGCCACTCTTCTGCATCATTTATCTACATGTGGCATTATACTTTTTATTTTTTAGACCAAGCAAAACTCTTGAAAGCATCATCTACTGGAGTATTTGCAATATGATTTGTATAATTGCTAATTACTTTTTGAGAAAGGCCTAAAATAATCTCTAATACTTGTTGCTCACTGTAGCCAGCCGCATAAAAAGCATTTAAATCTTCTTGAGAAACATTCCCACGGTTACGAGTAATGGCTAAGGTCATAGTACGTAGTGCTTCTAACTTAGCATCTGCTAAAGGAGTTTCATTACGCAATGCTTCGGTAATAGCATCATCAACTTTCATCATTTTTGCAATTCCGGTATGTGCAGGTACACAATAATGGCAAGCGTGTTCTACATTGATAGTTTGCCAAACTACAGTAAGTTCTTCATTATTAAATGATGTTTCTGTAAAT encodes:
- a CDS encoding carboxymuconolactone decarboxylase family protein, with protein sequence MTTLKVHNIESAPEAAKPLLEGSKKAYGMIPGLHGVLAGAPGLLKAYQDLHQLFTETSFNNEELTVVWQTINVEHACHYCVPAHTGIAKMMKVDDAITEALRNETPLADAKLEALRTMTLAITRNRGNVSQEDLNAFYAAGYSEQQVLEIILGLSQKVISNYTNHIANTPVDDAFKSFAWSKK
- a CDS encoding haloacid dehalogenase type II: METKTRPKVLFFDVNESLLDLNVMKKSVGKSLDDREDLLPLWFSTMLHYSLVTTLSEQFTDFSAIGAAALQMVAANNAITISEEDAKEVMTTFSALPPHPEVKEALTALKDAGYTLVSLTNSSTKGVETQFKNAGLTHFFDERLSVEAFGKYKPAKDVYTWAANKMGVAPKDCIMIAAHGWDIAGAIWAGWRGAFIARPGKQLYPLAPPPEINEPNLLLIAEKLIALKA
- a CDS encoding DsbA family protein, translating into MAEKIKIDVVSDVVCPWCAIGYKRLEQAITEMGIQDKVTIEWQPFELNPNMPVEGQDLEEHISEKYGSTIEQQKESQERMTDFGAELGFKFDYFDGMRMANTFDAHVLLEYAKEQGLQTELKMRLMNAFFGAHKDVSDRAILKQELEAIGLNATKAFTLLDNEEIRAKVKSEEEYWKSLGVNSVPTVVFNRKSALTGAQPVAVYKQVLTELLEAK
- a CDS encoding EthD family reductase, giving the protein MIKLTVLYPNTPELKFDKAYYIKEHGQLLKDLLGDAIRSSDVNMGLSGANPNTPAPYVVIANIIFESLESFQESFGANAEKILGDLPNFTNVKPEVQISEIM
- a CDS encoding SDR family oxidoreductase, whose amino-acid sequence is MSISIENKIALVTGANRGIGKAIVESLINHGAKKVYLAVRDITSTKELEEKFGAKVVSIKADVSSTASINDLAKQATDVDIVVNNAGVGTPQATLGKDVEKDFAHQLEVNAFGLLRVANAFAETLIENKGALVQLNSIASIKNFAHLSTYSASKAASYSLTQGLRTELGAKGVSVLSVHPGPIATDMGAAAGFDDGAATTVVSEGIINALEAGDFHLFPDEMAKQVESAYQSFSDGVVLADFTA